A window of the Cicer arietinum cultivar CDC Frontier isolate Library 1 chromosome 6, Cicar.CDCFrontier_v2.0, whole genome shotgun sequence genome harbors these coding sequences:
- the LOC101492294 gene encoding cationic peroxidase 1-like has protein sequence MAFKLTICLLICLIGIVSATNTITSATNYVSSYIPDIYSTTILAKCPLALYTIKTEINKAVSKENRMGASLLRLHFHDCFVQGCDASVLLKDTPKFKGEQGALPNVNSLRGFDVIENIKAKLEALCPYTVSCADILAVAARDSVVALGGPSWAVRLGRRDSTTASFGGTFDLPAPFHDLKNLTITFQKKGFSVDEMVALSGAHSIGQAKCSLFRSRIYNETNIDGNYAKSLQAICPKKGGDSNSSPLDPTPNFFDNAYYKNLVYEKGLLHSDQQLYIKGGYTNKKVLDYAYNPKLFNLDFANAMTKMGNLSPLTGNKGQIRKVCSRVN, from the exons ATGGCTTTTAAACTCACAATATGTTTATTGATATGTCTTATTGGGATAGTGTCAGCTACAAATACAATTACTTCAGCAACTAATTATGTGTCTTCTTATATACCTGATATTTATAGTACTACGATCCTTGCGAAGTGTCCTTTGGCTCTGTATACCATTAAGACAGAAATAAATAAGGCTGTAAGTAAAGAGAATCGCATGGGTGCATCTTTACTCCGTCTTCATTTCCATGACTGCTTTGTCCAA GGGTGTGATGCATCAGTATTGTTAAAGGATACCCCCAAATTCAAGGGCGAACAAGGTGCCTTACCCAATGTGAATTCTCTGAGGGGTTTTGATGTGATTGAGAATATCAAAGCCAAATTAGAGGCATTGTGCCCATACACTGTTTCTTGTGCAGATATCTTAGCCGTTGCAGCCAGAGATTCTGTTGTAGCG CTTGGTGGACCTAGTTGGGCAGTTCGGTTGGGAAGAAGAGACTCAACAACTGCAAGTTTTGGTGGTACTTTTGATTTACCAGCTCCCTTTCATGATCTTAAAAACCTTACTATTACTTTCCAAAAGAAGGGTTTCTCTGTCGATGAAATGGTTGCTTTATCAG GTGCTCACTCAATAGGCCAAGCAAAATGCTCCCTCTTCCGATCAAGAATTTACAACGAAACCAATATTGACGGAAATTACGCAAAATCATTGCAAGCAATTTGTCCAAAGAAAGGTGGTGATAGCAACAGTTCTCCTTTGGATCCAACTCCAAACTTCTTCGACAATgcttattacaaaaatttagtGTACGAGAAGGGTCTTTTGCATTCTGATCAACAACTCTATATTAAAGGTGGTTACACTAATAAAAAAGTTTTAGATTATGCTTACAACCCAAAACTCTTCAACCTCGATTTCGCTAACGCCATGACTAAGATGGGAAATCTCAGTCCTCTAACTGGAAACAAAGGTCAGATCAGAAAAGTCTGCAGCAGAGTGAATTGA